A window of Phaseolus vulgaris cultivar G19833 chromosome 4, P. vulgaris v2.0, whole genome shotgun sequence genomic DNA:
TTCTCGTTAAAAATTAAAGTGCTACTATTTTGAAGAGTTATTCTCAGTGTCTCCTCTCAAGGAGAAGAAAAGCCACAAAACACCTTTCTATTCAACTACATCTAGTATGTCATAAAAATACATCACTTTTGGTTGAGAGCTAGGCCTTAATTGcatgaaggaaaaaaaaattataatgttttgGAGCAATATGTATTTTATACTAAAACTGGTAAACAAATTTAACAATGGGCACTAATCAAAATAAAAGAACAGAAACCACAAGGCTAGCATTCTGAGACATAAATACCTTCAGGGGTACATCTTCGCCCGAAACTATGCAAACCAACATAATTTCCTTTGACTGCTCCATTGTTGTACACCAATAAAGTGGGAACATTCTGATCAGGGTAGTTTGGAATGCAATCAGTAGATATTATCTTTACAAATTTTGTTGCAGTATATCTAACTGCCAATTCTTCGATGCTTTGCATCAACAATCCACATTCTGGAATCCTGTCTCAAAAACACAACAAGCACAGCCTTCTTTTTGTAAACCTGACCCTGAAAAACTAGATAGACCATAGAATCAAAGAAATTCATAAATCAATCATACCCTTCCTTGTAAAGGATCACAACCACCCAAACATCAGTTGGAGCCTGTGACACCTCTCGAACAAAATCAGATCCCGAGATGGGAATCACTGATCCAAACCTCAGTACTTTAGCTGACTCTTGCATCTCAGACAACCTCTTTTTCCTATCACAGCAGAATGATTCAATTATTTTTGCTTTCTACTACTCTCAACTGACTTATTCATCCACTTTTCAAGTAAATTCAGAACAAACCAGCcatcaacaagaaggaaaataGACTCTTGGCATTAATTCgctataaaaaaacttaaatctGCAACAATACCCAACCAACTTGTGTTCAATAAGAGAtacaaaaaaatgtataaaaggGTAAATAAATACATTACTGAGAATTCATAACAATTCCGAACCAAATAGTACTCAGTAACatagaaaacaaacaaacaaatacaAGTCTCACCAACATACACAATTGTTCTCTACAAAACAACACAAAGGCCCTCACAACAAATTCACAGAAAGATTCAAACTTTATGCATTCTCCACCACCTTAGGAGAAAACAAAACCGACCCAGGAAATAAAAACCGTTTTAAAATACGAAACACCCCATCATTCTTCGTGGGTAGcagaacatgaaaaaaaaaacacatcagAACCTGTATTCTTGGAGGAAGCGATCATCGTCGAGATCGTCTTCAAGTTCATCGAGTTCTTCGGAGGTTTTGGAATCGATCCAGGTTTGGTCTTTGGGTTGGTCATCAGATGAAGGGGTGAAAGGAGGGGGCTTGAAAGCTGGTGGCTTTGGAGGCAAATTCCCCAGCTTTCTTTGAATATCGTCCCATTGCGTAGAGGCTCCTTCTGTGTCCTTGTACACGAAATGGTAATCTCCCATTctccttctttcttcttcctttttttctttttcactacTATTATGATCAAACAGCTACTTTGGAGAATACACAAGGGAGTGCATAGTAActtttcaaagaaaaatttccCAATAAACCAATTCAGCAAAAAGCTTCCCaaaaccaatccatagccacaTTATTCACCAAATTAAGATCTGTTTAATATTCGGGCACTTTTCCTTCTTGAAAAACAACGTTTTcagaatatttaaatatttttaagattattaATTTGGAAGTATTTTGTataagttattaaaataaaacatttttttctgagaaaaaatcaaaatattttgaaaatattaaattgaacAACATAAacttataataactaatttaatgttatattaatattttaaatttattattattaatattaaatattcgaagtttataatttttttcacaaaaattcattcctaaataatttttacaataatggattataattaaatttagaaattgagca
This region includes:
- the LOC137837129 gene encoding uncharacterized protein gives rise to the protein MGDYHFVYKDTEGASTQWDDIQRKLGNLPPKPPAFKPPPFTPSSDDQPKDQTWIDSKTSEELDELEDDLDDDRFLQEYRKKRLSEMQESAKVLRFGSVIPISGSDFVREVSQAPTDVWVVVILYKEGIPECGLLMQSIEELAVRYTATKFVKIISTDCIPNYPDQNVPTLLVYNNGAVKGNYVGLHSFGRRCTPEGVALVLCQSDPVLSDGHNRNEAIIKGVRQRFIEKVVADHEEDDDDSSSD